A genome region from Geodermatophilus bullaregiensis includes the following:
- a CDS encoding ABC transporter permease, producing the protein MTASGSPLGSGALVRLVAAREVSTRLRDKTFLVGSAVMLLLIVGLLAFQVVVNSGSDDSRIGVTGDAGRLGPALQAQGEVLGLDVTVVELGDDAAARTAVEDEDVDAAVLGGTGADPELVLRESDPTLEALASGAVGAVALDGVLAEAGVDPGDLPQVTVTALDEDSAAAGQRTVVAIVGVVMLYSLIILFGQFVAQGVVEEKSSRVVELLLATMRPWHLLAGKILGLGALGLAQIALIAVIGVTGALALDVVDVPGDLIGTVAWVLFWFVLGYALFASLFAVAASLVSRQEDLGSVLTPASLVLIVGFLIAVQAASSPSGTLAVVTSFVPGFSPMVMPVRQAAGDVALWEVGVAVLLMLVAVALVIRLGGRVYSGALLRTSGKTRLKDALRAGRA; encoded by the coding sequence GTGACCGCCTCCGGCAGCCCGCTCGGCAGCGGCGCCCTGGTCCGCCTGGTCGCCGCCCGCGAGGTCTCCACCCGGCTGCGCGACAAGACCTTCCTCGTCGGCTCGGCGGTGATGCTCCTGCTCATCGTCGGCCTCCTCGCCTTCCAGGTCGTCGTCAACTCCGGCAGTGACGACAGCCGCATCGGCGTGACCGGGGACGCCGGCCGGCTCGGCCCGGCGCTGCAGGCCCAGGGGGAGGTCCTCGGCCTCGACGTCACCGTCGTCGAGCTCGGGGACGACGCCGCCGCGCGCACCGCCGTCGAGGACGAGGACGTCGACGCCGCCGTGCTCGGCGGCACCGGCGCCGACCCCGAGCTGGTGCTGCGCGAGTCCGACCCGACGCTGGAGGCGCTGGCCTCCGGCGCGGTCGGGGCGGTGGCCCTCGACGGCGTGCTGGCCGAGGCCGGCGTCGACCCCGGCGACCTGCCGCAGGTGACGGTGACCGCGCTGGACGAGGACTCCGCAGCGGCCGGGCAGCGCACCGTCGTGGCGATCGTCGGCGTGGTGATGCTCTACAGCCTGATCATCCTGTTCGGCCAGTTCGTGGCCCAGGGCGTGGTCGAGGAGAAGTCGAGCCGGGTGGTGGAGCTGCTGCTGGCCACCATGCGGCCCTGGCACCTGCTCGCGGGCAAGATCCTCGGTCTGGGCGCGCTGGGGCTGGCGCAGATCGCGCTGATCGCCGTCATCGGCGTCACCGGTGCGCTGGCCCTCGACGTCGTCGACGTGCCCGGCGACCTGATCGGCACCGTGGCCTGGGTGCTGTTCTGGTTCGTGCTCGGCTACGCCCTGTTCGCGTCGCTGTTCGCCGTCGCCGCGTCGCTGGTCAGCCGGCAGGAGGACCTCGGCAGCGTCCTCACGCCGGCCTCGCTGGTGCTGATCGTCGGCTTCCTCATCGCCGTCCAGGCGGCGAGCAGCCCGTCCGGGACGCTCGCGGTGGTCACCTCGTTCGTGCCGGGGTTCTCGCCGATGGTCATGCCGGTGCGGCAGGCGGCCGGCGACGTGGCGCTCTGGGAGGTCGGCGTCGCCGTCCTGCTGATGCTGGTGGCCGTCGCGCTGGTGATCCGGCTGGGCGGTCGGGTGTACTCCGGTGCCCTGCTGCGGACCAGCGGCAAGACCAGGCTGAAGGACGCGCTGCGGGCCGGACGGGCCTGA
- a CDS encoding cryptochrome/photolyase family protein — protein MPPALVWFRRDLRLSDHPALLAACEAAGPEGTVVPLFVVDPRLWEPSGPPRREFLRNCLADLREQTGGALVIRSGDPARLVPDLVRETGAGSVHVSADAGVYGRARDTAVEQALGGVALVRTGSPYGVTPGRLTKDDGTPFKVYSPFARAWRARGLHGPAPRPDDVPWAAGLAPGDLPPAQDLGGTVLPAAGERAGRDAWAQFRDQRLLGYASARNTPGADGTSRLSAHLKYGTVHPRTLSAEAQRLGEDHSEAVDKFVGELIWRDFYADVLWHRPETAREPFNPQMTAMEYDTGPVADEHFAAWAQGRTGYPIVDAGMRQLHGEAYVHNRVRMVVASFLVKDLHVDWRRGARYFLDHLVDGDLASNHHGWQWVAGTGTDPSPYYRVFNPTRQGQQFDPDGAYVRRWIPELRDVPDRYVHEPWTAPGGPPEGYPAPIVDHAEERQVALARYQAVRGA, from the coding sequence GTGCCCCCCGCCCTCGTCTGGTTCCGCCGAGACCTCCGGTTGAGCGACCACCCCGCACTGCTCGCCGCCTGCGAGGCCGCCGGCCCGGAGGGCACGGTCGTGCCCCTCTTCGTCGTCGACCCCCGGCTGTGGGAGCCCTCCGGCCCGCCCCGCCGGGAGTTCCTGCGGAACTGCCTGGCCGACCTGCGCGAGCAGACCGGCGGGGCGCTGGTCATCCGCTCCGGCGACCCGGCACGCCTCGTGCCCGACCTCGTGCGCGAGACCGGCGCGGGGAGCGTGCACGTCTCCGCGGACGCCGGCGTCTACGGCCGGGCCCGCGACACGGCCGTGGAGCAGGCGCTGGGCGGGGTTGCCCTCGTGCGCACCGGCTCGCCCTACGGCGTCACACCGGGGCGGCTGACCAAGGACGACGGCACGCCGTTCAAGGTCTACTCCCCCTTCGCCCGGGCCTGGCGGGCGCGCGGGCTGCACGGGCCGGCACCGCGCCCGGACGACGTCCCCTGGGCCGCGGGCCTCGCGCCCGGTGACCTGCCGCCGGCGCAGGACCTCGGCGGCACGGTCCTGCCCGCGGCCGGCGAGCGTGCCGGCCGCGACGCGTGGGCACAGTTCCGCGACCAGCGGCTGCTCGGCTACGCGTCGGCCCGCAACACCCCCGGCGCCGACGGCACCAGCCGCCTGTCGGCGCACCTCAAGTACGGCACCGTGCACCCGCGGACCCTGTCCGCCGAGGCGCAGCGGCTCGGCGAGGACCACTCCGAAGCGGTGGACAAGTTCGTCGGCGAGCTCATCTGGCGCGACTTCTACGCCGACGTCCTCTGGCACCGCCCGGAGACCGCCCGGGAGCCGTTCAACCCGCAGATGACGGCGATGGAGTACGACACCGGCCCGGTCGCCGACGAGCACTTCGCCGCGTGGGCGCAGGGCCGCACCGGCTACCCGATCGTCGACGCCGGGATGCGCCAGCTGCACGGCGAGGCCTACGTGCACAACCGGGTGCGGATGGTCGTCGCGTCGTTCCTGGTCAAGGACCTGCACGTCGACTGGCGGCGCGGCGCCCGCTACTTCCTCGACCACCTCGTCGACGGCGACCTGGCCAGCAACCACCACGGCTGGCAGTGGGTGGCCGGCACCGGCACCGACCCCTCGCCGTACTACCGGGTGTTCAACCCGACGCGGCAGGGCCAGCAGTTCGACCCCGACGGCGCCTACGTGCGGCGCTGGATCCCGGAGCTGCGCGACGTCCCCGACCGGTACGTGCACGAGCCGTGGACCGCGCCCGGCGGGCCGCCGGAGGGCTACCCGGCGCCGATCGTCGACCACGCCGAGGAGCGACAGGTGGCGCTGGCCCGCTACCAGGCGGTGCGGGGTGCCTGA
- a CDS encoding putative quinol monooxygenase produces the protein MSVVVVATISPRPEHADEVRQAVLEAVPRVHEEPGCERYSLHQGRDGALVMVEKWESPEALAAHGKAEALTALSGRLEGKLTGAPSVTVLDAVPAGDPAKGAL, from the coding sequence GTGTCCGTCGTCGTCGTCGCCACCATCAGTCCCAGGCCCGAGCACGCCGACGAGGTCCGTCAGGCGGTGCTCGAGGCGGTGCCGCGGGTCCACGAGGAGCCCGGCTGCGAGCGCTACTCGCTGCACCAGGGCCGCGACGGAGCCCTGGTGATGGTGGAGAAGTGGGAGAGCCCCGAGGCGCTGGCCGCGCACGGCAAGGCCGAGGCGCTGACGGCGCTGTCGGGCCGCCTCGAGGGCAAGCTCACCGGGGCGCCGTCGGTCACCGTGCTGGACGCGGTCCCCGCCGGCGACCCCGCCAAGGGCGCGCTGTAG
- a CDS encoding inositol monophosphatase family protein, which produces MGETGTMRVAASGEDLWTAAELLGMSPAALAPELLDPGARLLVGDGAAAHLRRRWTDEGITEAVVVHRSTHVTGRTALLAVASAWGCSQVRDAGTGRVVEVAPPPAGAPLADRFGHLAALAATQVEVAVALARDSGRDRVKADGSWSLAADEAAHDAAAEVMAELGVTVLSEERADLTVPGDEPWVVLDPLDGTGNFRAGLPPWAFSAALVHHGRAVAGLVVDLSSGRRWAGAGEAGAWRDGVPARVRPGSTLVAPTAPTGRGVLVPSTARRVRVTGCTAVDVCLVADGSAGAWHNLDRGGTHVHDVAGGLAVLAAAGGVALTADGAPLRLEPDTETLIRFAAAATGDAARELISAVPA; this is translated from the coding sequence GTGGGCGAGACGGGCACGATGCGGGTCGCCGCGTCCGGAGAGGACCTCTGGACCGCCGCCGAGCTGCTGGGGATGAGCCCGGCCGCGCTGGCCCCCGAGCTGCTCGACCCCGGCGCCCGGCTGCTGGTGGGCGACGGCGCGGCCGCGCACCTGCGCCGGCGCTGGACCGACGAGGGCATCACCGAGGCCGTCGTCGTCCACCGGTCCACGCACGTCACCGGGCGCACCGCGCTGCTCGCCGTCGCCTCGGCGTGGGGCTGCTCGCAGGTGCGCGACGCCGGCACCGGACGGGTCGTGGAGGTCGCGCCGCCGCCGGCCGGCGCCCCGCTGGCCGACCGGTTCGGGCACCTCGCCGCGCTGGCGGCCACGCAGGTGGAGGTGGCCGTCGCGCTGGCCCGCGACAGCGGACGCGACCGGGTCAAGGCCGACGGCAGCTGGTCGCTGGCCGCCGACGAGGCCGCGCACGACGCCGCGGCCGAGGTGATGGCCGAGCTCGGGGTCACCGTGCTGTCGGAGGAGCGCGCCGACCTGACCGTGCCCGGCGACGAGCCCTGGGTGGTGCTCGACCCGCTCGACGGCACCGGCAACTTCCGCGCCGGCCTGCCGCCGTGGGCGTTCTCCGCGGCGCTGGTGCACCACGGCCGCGCGGTGGCCGGGCTGGTGGTCGACCTGTCGTCGGGCCGGCGCTGGGCCGGGGCCGGGGAGGCCGGTGCCTGGCGGGACGGCGTGCCGGCGCGGGTGCGCCCCGGGAGCACGCTCGTCGCGCCCACGGCACCGACGGGCCGCGGCGTCCTCGTGCCCAGCACCGCCCGCCGGGTCCGGGTGACCGGCTGCACCGCCGTCGACGTCTGCCTGGTCGCCGACGGCTCGGCCGGCGCCTGGCACAACCTCGACCGCGGTGGCACGCACGTGCACGACGTCGCCGGCGGGCTGGCCGTGCTCGCCGCGGCCGGCGGGGTGGCGCTCACCGCCGACGGCGCACCGCTGCGGCTGGAGCCCGACACCGAGACGCTCATCCGCTTCGCCGCCGCGGCGACGGGCGACGCCGCGCGGGAGCTGATCTCCGCGGTGCCCGCCTAG
- a CDS encoding tetratricopeptide repeat protein, whose product MTEDLDARLWRLQASEDADELIELGCDLADADRHTDAEWCFRRAAALGDATGYYDLGNSLAAQERWSEAVDAYEVALAGGEPDAWRNLGLVLEQLGDLAGAMAAYRGAADAGDTEGGLQLAFLLREQGEREEALEVARRLAAAGDDEADAVVACWEWCATLDPALEPRLRAGAVHFAAARADLAALLLQTGRPEEARAVLERGAKLGEQVAWLPLGNLYREELGDDEAAEEAYRAGIAAGDVYCHHNLGVLLAERGDLAGAAEEFQRGADAGDQLAAAALQLLQES is encoded by the coding sequence ATGACCGAGGACCTGGACGCGCGCCTCTGGCGGCTGCAGGCCTCCGAGGACGCCGACGAGCTCATCGAGCTGGGCTGCGACCTCGCCGACGCGGACCGGCACACCGACGCGGAGTGGTGCTTCCGCCGGGCGGCCGCGCTCGGGGACGCCACCGGCTACTACGACCTGGGCAACAGCCTCGCCGCGCAGGAGCGCTGGTCCGAGGCCGTGGACGCCTACGAGGTCGCGCTGGCCGGTGGCGAACCCGACGCGTGGCGCAACCTCGGGCTGGTGCTCGAGCAGCTCGGTGACCTCGCGGGGGCGATGGCCGCCTACCGCGGTGCCGCCGACGCCGGCGACACCGAGGGCGGGCTGCAGCTGGCGTTCCTCCTGCGCGAGCAGGGGGAGCGGGAGGAGGCCCTCGAGGTCGCCCGCCGGCTCGCCGCCGCCGGGGACGACGAGGCCGACGCCGTCGTCGCCTGCTGGGAGTGGTGCGCCACGCTCGACCCGGCGCTGGAGCCGCGGCTGCGCGCGGGGGCCGTCCACTTCGCGGCCGCCCGCGCCGACCTCGCCGCCCTGCTGCTGCAGACCGGCCGCCCCGAGGAGGCCCGCGCGGTGCTCGAGCGCGGCGCCAAGCTCGGCGAGCAGGTGGCCTGGCTGCCGCTGGGCAACCTCTACCGGGAGGAGCTCGGCGACGACGAGGCCGCCGAGGAGGCCTACCGGGCCGGCATCGCGGCCGGCGACGTGTACTGCCACCACAACCTCGGGGTGCTGCTCGCCGAGCGTGGTGACCTCGCCGGTGCCGCCGAGGAGTTCCAGCGGGGCGCCGACGCCGGCGACCAGCTGGCCGCCGCCGCGCTGCAGCTGCTCCAGGAGAGCTGA
- a CDS encoding ABC transporter ATP-binding protein produces the protein MLEFDGLHKSYGDHHVLEGVGFTVAPGSMFGFCGANGAGKTTTMRIAMGLARADAGEVRWRGRPLDEEMRRRIGYMPEERGLYPKMRVGEQLTYFARLHGLDAAAAARAAEEWAGRLGLGERRRSRVEELSLGNQQRVQLAAALVSRPEVLILDEPFSGLDPVGVDSLAEALLEQCRAGVPVVFSSHQLDLVERLCDAVGILARGRMVASGTVEDLRRRDAGRVLRVVAPEAGPGWAGAVPGVRVVSERAGDTLLELADGTDDQAVLAAALRTGRVTHFAWREATLVELFREAVADPAQQPAQRAEVAA, from the coding sequence GTGCTCGAGTTCGACGGGCTCCACAAGAGCTACGGCGACCACCACGTGCTGGAGGGTGTCGGCTTCACCGTCGCCCCCGGCTCGATGTTCGGCTTCTGCGGCGCGAACGGCGCCGGGAAGACGACGACCATGCGCATCGCGATGGGCCTGGCCCGCGCCGACGCCGGCGAGGTCCGGTGGCGCGGGCGGCCGCTGGACGAGGAGATGCGGCGGCGCATCGGCTACATGCCGGAGGAGCGCGGGCTCTACCCGAAGATGCGGGTGGGGGAGCAGCTGACCTACTTCGCCCGGCTGCACGGCCTCGACGCCGCGGCGGCCGCCCGCGCGGCCGAGGAGTGGGCCGGCCGGCTGGGCCTGGGCGAGCGCCGCCGCTCCCGGGTCGAGGAGCTGTCCCTGGGCAACCAGCAGCGGGTCCAGCTCGCCGCCGCCCTGGTCAGCCGGCCCGAGGTGCTCATCCTCGACGAGCCGTTCTCCGGTCTGGACCCGGTCGGCGTGGACTCGCTGGCCGAGGCGCTGCTCGAGCAGTGCCGCGCCGGGGTGCCGGTCGTGTTCTCCAGCCACCAGCTGGACCTCGTCGAGCGGCTGTGCGACGCCGTCGGCATCCTCGCCCGCGGCCGGATGGTGGCCAGCGGCACGGTCGAGGACCTGCGCCGCCGCGATGCCGGCCGGGTGCTGCGGGTCGTCGCCCCCGAGGCCGGCCCGGGCTGGGCCGGCGCCGTCCCCGGCGTGCGCGTCGTCTCCGAGCGGGCCGGCGACACGCTGCTCGAGCTCGCCGACGGCACCGACGACCAGGCCGTCCTGGCCGCCGCGCTGCGCACCGGCCGGGTCACCCACTTCGCCTGGCGCGAGGCCACCCTGGTCGAGCTGTTCCGCGAGGCCGTCGCCGACCCGGCGCAGCAGCCCGCCCAGCGGGCGGAGGTGGCCGCGTGA
- a CDS encoding glycosyltransferase yields MPDPRTGLDDVDVVFLVHREPPDLLVRHHAAVAAATGPGWRGRALLVENAALPRTSAAAREQLRARYPDADRRVLTSRRNLGFARAMDLALDACGGRYVALVNSDGEPDPCMLRRLAGVLDAEPAAVWAAPAVHGPGEDDDPPGPPVAVGELAGTALLVRREEFLAAGGFDPLYFFYNEDRDASSRLRAAGHLLLRVPDTVFRHPKDGRTARAVLLREWHYARTVQVLVPQHEPRPVRATTAFLGRRVRSVGRHLRDGDLPGAAGIALATLELPRGLLAGAARRHRPWNGARLTAWLDRVRRDVEVHAG; encoded by the coding sequence GTGCCCGACCCCCGCACCGGCCTCGACGACGTCGACGTGGTGTTCCTCGTCCACCGGGAGCCGCCGGACCTGCTGGTCCGCCACCACGCGGCGGTCGCGGCCGCCACCGGCCCGGGCTGGCGCGGCCGCGCCCTGCTGGTGGAGAACGCGGCCCTGCCGCGGACCTCCGCCGCCGCCCGCGAGCAGCTGCGGGCCCGCTACCCCGACGCCGACCGGCGGGTGCTGACCTCGCGGCGCAACCTCGGCTTCGCCCGGGCCATGGACCTCGCGCTGGACGCCTGCGGCGGCCGCTACGTGGCGCTGGTGAACTCCGACGGCGAGCCCGACCCCTGCATGCTGCGCCGGCTGGCCGGGGTCCTCGACGCCGAGCCCGCAGCGGTGTGGGCCGCGCCGGCCGTGCACGGGCCCGGGGAGGACGACGACCCGCCCGGACCGCCCGTCGCCGTCGGCGAGCTCGCCGGCACCGCGCTGCTCGTCCGCCGGGAGGAGTTCCTCGCCGCCGGGGGCTTCGACCCGCTGTACTTCTTCTACAACGAGGACCGCGACGCCTCCTCCCGGCTGCGCGCGGCGGGGCACCTGCTGCTGCGCGTGCCCGACACCGTCTTCCGGCACCCCAAGGACGGCCGCACCGCCCGGGCGGTCCTGCTGCGCGAGTGGCACTACGCCCGGACCGTCCAGGTGCTGGTGCCCCAGCACGAGCCCCGGCCGGTCCGCGCGACGACGGCCTTCCTCGGCCGGCGGGTCCGCTCGGTCGGCCGCCACCTGCGCGACGGCGACCTGCCCGGTGCGGCCGGCATCGCGCTGGCCACGCTCGAGCTGCCGCGCGGGCTGCTGGCCGGAGCCGCGCGCCGGCACCGTCCCTGGAACGGCGCGCGGCTGACCGCCTGGCTCGACCGCGTGCGCCGCGACGTCGAGGTGCACGCGGGCTGA
- a CDS encoding Fpg/Nei family DNA glycosylase: protein MPEGHTLFRLAREQSALFAGRPVHVTSPQGRFAAGAALLDGRVVDEVTSYGKHLFACFGPDTLHVHLGLYGTYTTGLGDPPAPRGALRMRWTAEGPDGGGVWTDLRGATACDVLTQPEVDAILDRLGPDPLRTRRGGPLSYARVGRSRTAVGALLMDQSVLAGVGNVYRAEILFRHRISPFRPGRDVGADEWQALWDDLVVLLRAGVRLGRIVTTNPADRSRRSGAVRREDAHYVYRRTGLPCRICGTEVRTAEMVGRNLYRCPVCQAA from the coding sequence GTGCCTGAGGGCCACACCCTCTTCCGGCTGGCCCGGGAGCAGTCGGCGCTGTTCGCCGGCCGGCCGGTGCACGTGACCAGCCCGCAGGGCCGCTTCGCCGCGGGCGCCGCCCTGCTCGACGGGCGGGTGGTCGACGAGGTCACCAGCTACGGCAAGCACCTGTTCGCCTGCTTCGGCCCCGACACCCTGCACGTGCACCTGGGCCTCTACGGCACCTACACGACCGGTCTCGGCGACCCGCCGGCCCCGCGCGGCGCGCTGCGCATGCGGTGGACGGCCGAGGGCCCGGACGGCGGCGGCGTGTGGACCGACCTGCGCGGGGCGACGGCGTGCGACGTCCTCACCCAGCCCGAGGTCGACGCCATCCTCGACCGGCTCGGTCCCGACCCGCTGCGCACCCGCCGCGGCGGCCCGCTGTCCTACGCGCGGGTCGGCCGCAGCCGGACGGCGGTCGGCGCGCTGCTCATGGACCAGTCGGTGCTGGCCGGCGTGGGCAACGTCTACCGCGCCGAGATCCTCTTCCGGCACCGCATCTCCCCGTTTCGGCCGGGCCGCGACGTCGGCGCCGACGAGTGGCAGGCGCTGTGGGACGACCTGGTCGTGCTCCTGCGCGCCGGCGTCCGGCTGGGCCGGATCGTCACCACGAACCCGGCCGACCGGTCCCGGCGCTCGGGCGCCGTCCGCCGGGAGGACGCGCACTACGTCTACCGGCGCACCGGCCTGCCCTGCCGGATCTGCGGCACCGAGGTGCGGACGGCGGAGATGGTCGGCCGCAACCTCTACAGGTGCCCCGTCTGCCAGGCCGCCTAG
- a CDS encoding SMP-30/gluconolactonase/LRE family protein, protein MLTLRAEPAAPSPADHGEGPVWDADRAELLWVDISAGLLRRATVDAAGELTETGSARVGDTVGVVAPAAAGGWLAAAGGGFTHVAVDGTARVLVDLPPEGGSEADGGTRMNDGACDRAGRFFAGTMAFDERPGAGTLYRLGTDGTVTTVLDGLTVSNGLGWSPDERTVYLADSGPGLVHAHRYDPGSGAFTDGRVLLETGGPDGVADGLTVDDEGCLWTAMWGGGQVRRWSPDGDLLAVVEVPVAHTSSCAFAGPGRDLLVISTSHGGGDEPEAGRLFTVRPGVTGPPAQPYRGPLAGLRPS, encoded by the coding sequence GTGCTGACGCTGCGCGCCGAACCCGCCGCCCCCTCCCCCGCCGACCACGGGGAGGGCCCCGTCTGGGACGCCGACCGGGCCGAGCTGCTCTGGGTCGACATCTCCGCCGGTCTGCTGCGGCGGGCCACCGTCGACGCCGCCGGCGAGCTGACCGAGACCGGCTCGGCGCGCGTCGGGGACACCGTGGGCGTCGTCGCCCCCGCCGCGGCCGGCGGCTGGCTGGCCGCGGCCGGCGGCGGGTTCACGCACGTGGCCGTGGACGGCACCGCGCGGGTGCTGGTGGACCTCCCCCCCGAGGGCGGGAGCGAGGCCGACGGCGGCACCCGCATGAACGACGGCGCCTGCGACCGGGCGGGGCGCTTCTTCGCCGGGACCATGGCCTTCGACGAGCGCCCCGGCGCCGGCACGCTCTACCGGCTCGGCACCGACGGCACCGTCACCACCGTGCTCGACGGGCTCACCGTCTCCAACGGCCTGGGCTGGTCACCCGACGAGCGCACCGTCTACCTGGCCGACTCCGGCCCCGGGCTGGTGCACGCCCACCGCTACGACCCGGGGAGCGGGGCGTTCACCGACGGCCGGGTGCTGCTCGAGACCGGCGGCCCCGACGGCGTGGCCGACGGGCTCACCGTCGACGACGAGGGCTGCCTCTGGACGGCGATGTGGGGCGGCGGGCAGGTGCGCCGCTGGTCACCGGACGGCGATCTGCTCGCCGTCGTCGAGGTGCCGGTGGCCCACACGTCCAGCTGCGCCTTCGCCGGGCCCGGGCGCGACCTGCTGGTGATCAGCACGTCGCACGGCGGGGGCGACGAGCCCGAGGCCGGCCGGCTGTTCACCGTGCGCCCGGGCGTCACCGGTCCGCCGGCGCAGCCCTACCGCGGCCCCCTGGCCGGCCTGCGCCCGTCGTAG
- a CDS encoding GNAT family N-acetyltransferase, producing METTVVDVPERGRFEVRVGDRVVGLASYHVENGLMTLPHTEVDPSMGGRGLGKALVSGVLEAARERGLHVLPYCSFVRHYIQQHPETLDLVTDDDKPHFGLATADH from the coding sequence ATGGAGACCACGGTGGTCGACGTCCCAGAACGGGGACGCTTCGAGGTGCGGGTCGGCGACCGTGTCGTCGGGTTGGCGAGCTACCACGTCGAGAACGGCCTGATGACCCTGCCGCACACCGAGGTCGACCCGAGCATGGGTGGCCGCGGCCTCGGCAAGGCGCTCGTCAGCGGCGTCCTGGAGGCCGCCCGCGAGCGCGGACTGCACGTCCTCCCGTACTGCTCGTTCGTCCGCCACTACATCCAGCAGCACCCCGAGACGCTGGACCTGGTCACGGACGACGACAAGCCGCACTTCGGCCTGGCCACCGCCGACCACTGA
- a CDS encoding NADP oxidoreductase, whose protein sequence is MADDGALTPAGGRPLRVAVVGAGPAGIYTAEALVGRAPVPVTVDLLDRLPTPFGLVRHGIAPDHPKMRAIRDTLHRALDDPGVRFVGNVEIGTDVSLEELRAHVDAVVYTYGAALDRPLSIEGEQLTGSLAATDLVAWYCGHPDADRARVETALVGVRRAVVVGVGNVALDVARVLCRAPQELEPTDMPQHVLDTLAATAVEEVTVLGRRGPVQATFTTKELDELGELAEATVLVDPADLPGEDEPRPPDRLVARNVDVLRQYAANTAPPGRTRLTLRFYRRPVRILGTDRVTGVEVERTAVDDEGRAVGTGETEVLPADLVVRSVGYRGEGLPGLPVDPRTGTVPNDDGRVLRDGTASAGEYVAGWIKRGPTGVVGTNKHDARETVAALLADAEAGVIGPHGDRDDLVHTLQARGAEPVLLEDWRAIDAAEVALGATRGRARTTLHEREALLAAVRAAAAR, encoded by the coding sequence GTGGCGGACGACGGCGCTCTGACCCCGGCCGGCGGCCGTCCCCTGCGCGTGGCCGTGGTCGGCGCCGGGCCGGCCGGCATCTACACCGCCGAGGCGCTGGTCGGCCGCGCACCGGTCCCGGTCACCGTCGACCTGCTCGACCGGCTGCCCACCCCGTTCGGCCTGGTCCGGCACGGCATCGCCCCCGACCACCCGAAGATGCGGGCGATCCGCGACACCCTGCACCGGGCGCTGGACGACCCCGGCGTCCGCTTCGTCGGCAACGTCGAGATCGGCACCGACGTCTCCCTCGAGGAGCTGCGGGCGCACGTCGACGCCGTCGTCTACACCTACGGCGCCGCGCTCGACCGGCCGCTGTCCATCGAGGGCGAGCAGCTGACCGGCAGCCTCGCCGCCACCGACCTGGTGGCCTGGTACTGCGGGCACCCCGACGCCGACCGGGCGCGGGTGGAGACGGCGCTGGTCGGTGTCCGCCGGGCCGTCGTCGTCGGGGTCGGCAACGTGGCCCTCGACGTCGCCCGGGTGCTGTGCCGCGCGCCGCAGGAGCTCGAGCCCACCGACATGCCCCAGCACGTCCTCGACACCCTCGCCGCGACGGCGGTCGAGGAGGTCACCGTGCTCGGCCGGCGGGGCCCGGTGCAGGCGACCTTCACCACCAAGGAGCTCGACGAGCTCGGTGAGCTGGCCGAGGCCACGGTGCTGGTGGACCCGGCCGACCTGCCCGGCGAGGACGAGCCCCGGCCGCCGGACCGGCTGGTCGCCCGCAACGTCGACGTCCTCCGCCAGTACGCGGCCAACACCGCCCCGCCCGGCCGCACCCGCCTGACCCTGCGCTTCTACCGCCGCCCGGTGCGCATCCTCGGCACCGACCGGGTCACCGGCGTCGAGGTCGAGCGGACGGCGGTCGACGACGAGGGCCGCGCGGTGGGCACCGGCGAGACCGAGGTACTGCCGGCCGACCTCGTCGTCCGCTCCGTCGGCTACCGCGGCGAGGGCCTGCCCGGGCTGCCGGTCGACCCGCGCACCGGCACCGTCCCGAACGACGACGGCCGGGTGCTGCGCGACGGCACCGCCTCCGCCGGCGAGTACGTGGCCGGCTGGATCAAGCGCGGGCCCACCGGCGTCGTCGGCACCAACAAGCACGACGCCCGGGAGACCGTCGCCGCGCTGCTGGCCGACGCCGAGGCCGGCGTCATCGGCCCGCACGGGGACCGCGACGACCTGGTGCACACCCTGCAGGCCCGCGGTGCCGAGCCGGTGCTGCTGGAGGACTGGCGGGCCATCGACGCCGCCGAGGTCGCCCTCGGCGCCACCCGCGGGCGGGCGCGGACGACGCTGCACGAGCGCGAGGCGCTGCTCGCCGCGGTCCGGGCGGCCGCCGCGCGCTAG